The genomic interval GTCGAGGGCGGGCAGCGGGCCCCGGCGGCGGCCCACGTCAACCCACACGCCGGCGGTGAGGGGCTGCGAGGGGTTCACCTCGCGCGCCCAGTCGAACAGCCTGTTGAGCAGGATGAGGTGCGCCGCCTCGCGCTCCGCCTGGTCCCACTGGTCGTCATACTGCGGCACGGGGTTGCCCGGCTCGTTGAGCAGGTCCCACGCGAGCACGCGGGGGTCGTCCTTGAAGCGCGTGAGAAGGGCGGTGAGGTAGGGCTTCAGCCGCTCCTCATATTTCGAGGGGTCCTTCTGCACGTCCACGTGCGGGCTCTGGACCCAGCGCGAGTTGTGGACATGCGGCACCGGCGCCGGCTGGGGGCCCGCCTTGGGGAAGGGGTCCCACACGCTGTCGAAGGGCACCAGCATGGTCTTGATGCCGTGCCTGTCCGCGAGGGCGAGGTATTCGTCTATCCGCCGCTCGAAGCCCGCCGGGTCCGCCGCCCACACCATGTCGTGCAGGTAGACGCGCATCACGTTGAACCCGAGGCCGGCGGCCCAGCCCAGCTCCCGGTCAATGGTCTCCGGATCCCAGGTCTCCGCCTGCCACATCTCAAACTGGTTCGACGCCGTGCTCGGCGCGAAGTTGGCGCCGGCCATCCACCGGTGCCCGGCGTACCACTGGTTGGCCTTCCCGGCGCTCCAGCGCCCCTCCTCCAGGTTCCAGCGGACCTCCGTCGCCTTGTCGGCGGCGAAGGCGCCCGCGCAGAGCGCGCAGGGCAGGAACGCGGCCAGAAACACACGCTTGGCGGATGTCGTCACCACAGGGACTCCTTGTTGCCGGGGGCGGCGGCGCGGGAAAGCCCCGGCTGCCCGGCCCCGGGGGCATTGTATCCCGCCGCAGGGGAATAAGAAAAGGCCGACCCCGCGCGCAAGAACGCGCGGGGTCGGCCCTCCTCTCTGCGCTC from Candidatus Hydrogenedentota bacterium carries:
- a CDS encoding cellulase family glycosylhydrolase, whose amino-acid sequence is MFLAAFLPCALCAGAFAADKATEVRWNLEEGRWSAGKANQWYAGHRWMAGANFAPSTASNQFEMWQAETWDPETIDRELGWAAGLGFNVMRVYLHDMVWAADPAGFERRIDEYLALADRHGIKTMLVPFDSVWDPFPKAGPQPAPVPHVHNSRWVQSPHVDVQKDPSKYEERLKPYLTALLTRFKDDPRVLAWDLLNEPGNPVPQYDDQWDQAEREAAHLILLNRLFDWAREVNPSQPLTAGVWVDVGRRRGPLPALDRVMLERSDIITFHTYDPLPLAKKAVEWLKPSGRPVICTEYMARGAGSTFETVMPYFREQNVGAVNWGLVSGRSQTIYPWDSWNKKYTEEPAPWFHDVFRKDGAPYSEKEAALIRSLTGVK